Below is a window of Arabidopsis thaliana chromosome 2, partial sequence DNA.
TCTCGTTCCCAAGCTTTGAAACTCTGTATGTATTGTTTCTTCAGTTTCTCTAGTATCTCTACTGATTTAGTATGAATGAGAATGCCTATCTGATGATTTCTCACTGAGAACCCTTACTGAATCGTTTGAAAACCTAGGAATTTGTGAATCAGTAACCAATGGGTGCAACTATATCTCTTAAAGTTAGACTTTATTTGGGTTTCTTGATCAGACATAGGAGCCTAAGATTCTCTTATCTGTTGCCAATTGCATTAGGAATACTTTtaacaaatagtttttttagttatCTGTTGAGAAGATGTTCCTCTTTTAGTCCATGGAAAAGTAGAATATGATATATCTGTTGACTTGTGTTATGTATCAGGTTGTGGCAGCGATGATCCAGAGCTCAAAGAGGAGATGGAGAAGCCGTTTGTGGATCTTCTCACAGAAGAGCTGAAGCTTCAAGAAGCAGTGGCAGACGAGCATAGTCGTCATATGAATGTTACACTTGCCGAAGCTAAAAGAGTTGCTTCACAGTACCAAAAGGAGGCTGAGAAGTGTAACGCTGCCACTGAAATTTGCGAATCAGCTAGAGAGAGAGCTCAAGCATTGTTGCTCAAAGAGCGGAAGATCACTTTTTTGTGGGAGCGCAGAGCTCGGCAATTAGGTTGGGAAGGTGAGTAAGTAATTCACTGTTTAGTGACTTCTTCACAGTCTACTCTGACGAGTTTCTCAATGGAAGCAAACTAGATTTTCTCTTCCGTATACAACTCGTGAGAACATGGGAATCGCTTAATTCGCAAGGCAATGTTTTTGTCTCACATGTTCTCTATATATGtagttcttttttgttttgctcttgGCTCTAGACACTGCTAAAGAAAGGGTTGGCCTTGTATTgacttttttcttcagataTATATTTGTCAGTCACACTGGACAAAGTCACCGACTTCTGTATTTTATTGTTCATGTTTATTGGCAAACGCAACCATCATTTTCTCACCAGgcaaaagcaaaatatataattatgatcTTATTGAACTTGGATATTGTGTTTTTTGAGATGTGCATCTGATTGAGACAGCAAGCCTGATTTGATTTGTAAGAGGATTTGTTTTGCAGCTAATGTTGGATGCATCTGTGATTATGGTTTAAGCATAAGTGTGGGTCAAGAGTCACTAACAAAGACTTTTGAGATGTTTAACTAACACTAGAATTTGTGAAGAGGGACAAGAGCAGAGGAAGAGacaaaattagagaaaagTCAAGAAAGGGTTGACATAATGCAGCATATGATCTCTCCAGGTATTACACAGCACCAACTTTCAATACTCATTCATGCACAAAAACAGCtgcttttttctgtttatttgatttgtttatttttactaGTGTCAGCCATTAATAatactctctttctctcgttGCATTATTCTAATGCTCACATGGACAGATTCCTTAAAGGTTTTTATTAACACTTTAGATCTACCATTAAAGAACAGATCTCGGTTCAGTGACTTCTGCAAACCGTCTAGACCCATGTGGGTTGTCCAAACTCTATAGCTTGAGGCTATTTGTTCTATATTCAACTTATTATGTggttatgtttcttttatgttcTTCTCTGAAGCTTCCTTTGTGGACTTCTGCTGTTTTTTTCCTAACTTTggaatagtttttgtttatctctGGACACAGAGATCgcaaattcttttttcttaaatggaAGGTTCCATGAACAAGCGAGGATACGAATGCAGTCAAGAGGATACTGACAAGCTGCCAGaatcaaagagacaaaaagTGCCTGCTTTAGCAAGGTAACTTCCTTAAGGATTTTCTGTCATTTTCTAGTTCAAAGTAGCTCAATGGTTAAACATCACAACTATTGAGGAAGAACATGCTTTGTTGTAAGATTCATGGAGGAGAATGTGTTCCATTTGAAACTAAGATTCTTTACTCTTTCTGAGTgagatttgttctttgttgaGAGGTTCTTTTGTAAGCTctcaaattttagtttttatgtttcCAGACCTCTTGATTATCTTGcaagtttgttgattttctcaTATGAAACAAACTTTTTCTAGTGTTATTGTGGAAGCTGTCAAAGTAGATAGTCTGCAGAGGCTTTGCTCGTCTTTGGAGCCGTTGTTTCGCAGAATTGTGAGTTTCTATTCTACCCCTGATCTAGCCACGTAATGCTATTATAGTAAATTGTGAGATGCTTGTGGAGGTGTTTACTGGGTATGGTGTGGACAAACACACAGGTTAGCGAAGAAGTGGAACGAGCCTTATCAAGGTTGGGAAACGCAAAGTTAACCTCGAGGTATTTGCTCCATTATACCTTTTCCTCTTGAAATGGCTCTATGATCTTTGTAGCGCTTAGTTTCTGATTAACCCAACATAAAATCTCCAGGTCACCAGAACCAAAGAGGATCCAAGACCGCAATGGAAGAAACCTGCAACTTCACTTTAGGACGCGAATGCCTCCTCACTTATTCACAGGCGGGAAAGTTGAGGGAGAGCGAGGCTCGGCAATTCATGTGGTTCTTATAGATGCAAACACAGGAAATGTAGTTCAAACAGGAGAAGAATCAGCTTCAAAGCTGAATGTTGTAGTGTTAGAGGGTGACTTCaatgatgaagacgatgaagacTGGACCAGAGAGCACTTTGAGAGCTTTGAAGTGAAAGAGCGAGAAGGGAAACGCCCCATCTTAACTGGGGACACACAGATAGTGCTTAAGGAAGGTGTGGGAACTCTTGGAGAACTTACTTTCACTGACAACTCGAGTTGGATACGTAGCCGAAAGTTTAGGCTTGGTGTTAAGCCGGCTTCAGGGTATGGTGATAGCTTTTGCATTCGTGAAGCCAAAACAGAACCTTTTGCTGTCAAAGATCATAGAGGAGAACGTGAGTTTCTAATCATTTGGATTGTATTGATGAGTGTTAGTTACTACTAACTTGGCTCTGTCATCGACCATCAgtaaaattcattttcttttgacaATGTTTTGCAGTATACAAGAAACATTATCCACCGGCTGTACACGATGAAGTCTGGAGACTGGATCGAATAGCGAAAGACGGAGTGCTACACAAGAAGCTATTGAAAGCTAATATTGTGACAGTCGAAGACTTCCTTCGACTCCTTGTTAAGGATCCACAGAAGCTGAGAAATGTAAGcatattatttgttaatgTGAACAAACCACCAATATTGCCAAAGATATCCTAGTTAAATGTTCTTTTTTCTCCCTGATAATGTAGTTGCTTGGGAGTGGAATGTCGAATAGAATGTGGGAGAACACGGTGGAGCACGCAAAGACGTGCGTGTTGGGTGGGAAGCTTTATGTGTTTTACACAGACCAAACTCACGCTACAGGCGTTGTcttcaatcatatatatgaattccGAGGCCTAATTACAAACGGACAGTTCCTATCTCTAGAGTCTCTTAACCATGACCAAAAGGTAAAGTGTAAAGACAGTCATATTTCTGTCTTGATTTGAAAAGAATTTTTTGGTCATAAGCTGATAATTGGTTTGCTCACAGATTTCTGCAGACATTTTGGTGAAGCTGGCTTACGAGAACTGGCATAAAGCTATTGAGTATGACGGTAAGCTGTTGAATTGCTTACCAGTTGCCGAGAAGGAAATAAAAAGCTTACTGGAACCAAAAATGGTCTCAGCACAAACTGCTCCGAACCATCAACAGCTGCATAACCAGAACAATAGGCAAACTGTGCAAGGTCATCAGAATGCGATTACCTATTCACCGGTCCCTCAACCAATAGATTATCCTCAGTTTGCGCAGCAACATTGCAACCAATTATTACCCTCATTCCCTTGCAACGTACAAGACTACAACAGGTCGATGGAAAGCTCCAATGATTCAAGCTCATACAATGGAGAAGATTGGTGTCCACCAAGAGCTGCAGGACAAGGTCTTGAAGACATTTTCAGCGAAGAAATCAGACTAAGGAGTTCTGAAATGCTTGAGACTGACGATATGCAGAGACTGTTGAAGACGTTTGGTATCGGTGTGAACACTGTGGGAACACAAGGAGGGTTTGGTCAGACTGATGAGTCTTGTTACGGTTATAGCATCCCGTACCAAGCTCAGATCGATAACACGTACCGAAGAGAACGTAATAGAGGCTCGGGGAAAGCTGTTGTTGGATGGCTAAAGCTTAAAGCTGCTTTGAGATGGGGTATCTTTATACGCAAGAAAGCTGCAGAGAGAAGGCCTCAGATTGTGGAGATCGATTGACAAAAAGGGATAGAGAGCTTCTTGAGGTTTTAATCCGTTGAAGATTTTTCGTTTTCGTTAAAGCTTGAAGACAGTTTCTGTGTGTTCATCTTTTGGATGAATAATCTAAGAGTAGAGAGTGGACTTTGCTTTGTATTACATGTAACgctttttatgtttctctCTTATATTTCGTGTCAATTTTTTACGTTTGTGTCGTTTTCATGTTAATTATGTTAGCAATCTATATCTTTCTCTAAGTTTTTATATTGGAATAAGTGAACACTATGACATTAACTTATAACAtattaactaatttaaaacTAAGTTGGCTTGTTTGGTGGAAAGTGgaatctataaaaaaatgaatccaTCAGATAAGCTTCAACCACTTTTGCCATCtaatatttacttattttgctatataatattttttcagcTATTTTGTTAGCCAACCACTTTTAAATCTACCAAAAACATTcatcaatttattttgaaatattgattttcaactagtatgtttttatgtttttttttattaaccgAACAtaactaaacaatatataccaaaataaCCAGTGGATACATACATAAACTTCTAATTTCAATCCTAAAACTGtcattttttaacaaaaaaaagttaacttctaatttcattttcatatcacCTCACTTATTTGAGTTTTAACTTTAATCGACGAGATTGGTTGGACATGTTGAGTGTGGCTCGAGGTTCTGACGTAGCGACTAAATTAACCAATAGGATTCATTGCATTTAagatcattaattaatttcgtTAGTAATACCGGTGTAAACCGGACCGGGATTAATTTTACTAAACCAGACTTGGTTACTACACTGAGCGCTCCTTTTAACGGAAGAGACTGAGACAGTGGAAGAGTCACTCACTCACTCATCAAAAAATGGCGGAAAATGTTGGAAGCGACTCGAGCGAATTCGAAagcatctcttcttctcagaaATCTTACCTCAAAAACTGTCCTTTCGCCGGTCACGAAGCTCTTCCGACAAAATCGACGGATTCTGACAACACTGAGGTTCTCGGGAACCAGATTTCTCCGGCGGTTGTTAAAACTCCGATTCTCTCGTTCTCTTCTCCGACTAGCCTCGATTCTATCAACGATGACGTCTTTCGTACTCCTCCTGAGAACGCGTCTCTCTCCTCTGCCGCTGAATCGGAACCCAGAGTTGGGGTTTCGGAGATTAAGCTCCAAGGAGGTTCGAATCTGACAACTCCGTTTTCTATGGCTGAGACGAcgcttgtttcttcttcgcCGTCTCTTCCGGCGGAAAATGTTAGGGTTTCAGAGTCGaatttgaaatcttcttcttctacggCCAAAACGACGCCTGTTTCTGCTTCACCGTCCGTAAATGCTAGGGTTTCGGAGTCGAATTTGAACTCTTCGTCTTCGACGACCCCTGTTTCTGTTTCACCCTCAgaaaaagttagggtttttgagaCGACCCCTGTTTCTGCTTCACCGTCAgaaaaagttagggtttttgagaCGAAATGTCATTCTGATTCCGGTGATTCCGttcctttgtcttcttctccgccGTCTGTTGCGGCCGACGATGTTAGGGTTCCGGCAAAGCATCTTGATTCTGATTCTTCTCCTCCGACTGCAATCGGAAGAACTATGGTTTTAGTAAAACAACGAATTTCTGCTTCTGACAATTCTGCTTCTTCGTCTGCAAGTGAAGGGACCAAGGTCtctaaaactgaaaattctGGTGAGGTTTTGCCTTTTAAAGAAATTATCGAAGCTCTTCTTCGTAACAGTGGAGAGAAACTCAATGAAAGAGATGATAAAGTTAGCTATGTTGAGATTCTCAAGCAATGTGGTTTGAAATTCCCTAAATGATCCTGATTAGTAAGTattatctttctctgttttagtttgttctttttgtttctgtttcggGATTACGCGTTCAgatctttccttttttgttgatatgaaTGCGTCGGGGTAAAAAGAGTTGGGAGCTTTTTAATGTTCTGTAGCTTCAACTACAAGTAATGATAAGTATTTTGTTCGAATGACAAAGGCTATATCCTACAAAGATGATTTCTTGTTCTACTGTTATTGCATTCGATAGCATTGTCTGAGGAAATGACGCCTTTGTGTGTTGTCGCAACTTGCACGCAAGGAATTAGTTATGTGTTTCTATCTTCAAAATCCAgctctctctatcttttgcTGAATCTCAAGCACcgattttgtttagtttcctTGATGCTTGGCTCGtcgttttgttgtttgtttggtggATTGTTGAGAGCGAGTTTCTCCATGGCGTTCATGAACTTTCGCATATGCTTGATGTACTCGGGGTATGTTTCCAAGTTGCAATGCCCTCCTCCTTTTACCCACAATGGATCATACTTGTCCTTTGCTAGTTCCCACAATCGCTTCCCATGTGACATATTCACAATATCATCTTTTGTTCCCTGTAGTTTTCATAAAACCGAGTTTAATGATCTCTCATCTGCCTAGTGAGAAAAAGTGATGATGTAAAATGTAAACTTACATGTATGACAAGAACAGGGCATGTTACATGGCGTATCTTGTCAATGTTCTGCAAAATTCCAGAGTTTGAGAGACTGACCCGATAGTAATAACCAGAGACAAGAGAGATCAAGCTTACTTTGTACATATCGAACCAGAATGTCATTTTGACAGGATACAGAACTCTGAGGCCGGAGAGAATTGCGCTATGAAGAACAATCCCTCTTAGTCTCTTTACTCGAGATGCTAAGTGCAATGTTGGTCCGCTTCCAACGGATTGACCATATAGAATCATTTCCTCTTGCATGATCCCGTACTCGGTCCTCAAGCAATTGTACACAGCCTCGATATCATAGTACGTATTGAGCTCAGTTGGCTAAAGAACAATCAAAGGTTAAACCAAGAGCCAAATCATGAAACGTGTTTGAAATTATCTCTCTTACCTTGCCTGTTGAAGCTCCATAGCCTGAATAATCATAGCTGGTTCAATCACATATAAAGAAGTTCAGGTTCAAGTTCGTTCATCATTATcaacaaagagagaagtgTTTTTTGACTATTTGTATGTATAAACCTCATAATGTTGACGCGGAGATGAGCTCGAAGCTCGATGAAGAGATCAACCATTTGGCCGAGATCCGCGGCATTGCCATGTGAATAAAGAAGAGTGAATCTAGAGAAAGGGTGTTTCCAAAACGTGGCAATGACCTTGTTGCCAGATTTGGTGGTAAGCTGATGAACATCCATGCTTTTTTCTGGTGTTATCCCGGTGAACATAAGCTTTCCGGTCTCCTCGTCTTTACCCACGTCGTATGTTGGTGGCGGTGGGAAGAAAGCGAACTTTGCAGCCATGTTTGACGTCACATTACCCATATCAATTAGTATTATTGTTCAGCAAAagggtaaaagaaaaaaactttcaatgagaaagaaggagaaaacaaaaacaaaaacccaaaccccAAAATCTCTCCCTCCCTCTCTCTTTGGAtctaagaaaagaaaacaaagaaaatggttaaatttttgtgtttcgtgggtttatgtttaggggAGAGGAAGGAAATAAAATGGAAGGTGATGGTGGAGAATATTTGGCGGGAGAAAGAAGTTGAGCTGTttcattaacaaatttaatatagattctgttatatatattaaactcaGCTACAAATTTCAACTGTGAATAAATTTGATGCTATATGATTTTCACCATGAAATGTGATATCTCTTCATTCCACAATCAAAATTGCAAGCAGCTACAGATTTTAGCATATCAACCTCATTTTAACAcaaccatctctctctcttttggcACAAACACTTGAAACCCTTCTTTTACCTCACATGAACTTTCTCGGGTCAGTTTGGTGTCTCATTCTCAGCTGTTTCCGGGACTTCTTCCACGATTTCTGGAGTGTGTAACAAAGGGATTGGACTGTTACCGCGTTCACTAGTCGAGCTACTGCTATTGATCACTTCACTTTCCATTGGCTTTAGAGAAACTTTAGGGAGTGTATCTGCAGGAGCAATAAGTGAATGCTCTTCTGAATGTTTCGGCTTGTTCAGAGCTCGACAGTGAGGACAGTAGTAAGTAATGTATGGGAAATCCTCTTTCCGGGCGAGTCCTGCATGttgagagaggaagagagacaTTGTACAATTAAGTTATCAATGGTATTGCATCTAGTGTGTATTAGAAGACAAAAGACAGAGATAATGTCTCACTCACCGTTATGCATACGGCAGTTTCCACAGATGAGTGCATATGACTGACTTGGATCTTCGCCTACAAGGAGAGCCGCAATGCGTGAGATCCAGCTACCATCATGAGCAGCATATTCCTGAGGATTATAATGCTCAAACACCATCTGTTGGTTTTGTTCTGTGCCGGTGATTCTTTCGCTTGTTCCAGAATGGTTAGACTCATTATCCGAATGATGAATTGGAGTGGTCTCAGCGCTGTTGCCTCTTGTATTTGTCTGTTTTCGGTTCCTGAGCCCTCCCGAGTGTTTGGCATTGTTCTTTCCTGCGGTGGGCTCAAGTTGGGATTCATCTCCTACAAATACTTTCAAGCCTGACTCAGCACCCAACTTGGATGCCAGAACAGTTGCAGCAGCCGCCTTTGCAGCTGGGTCAGGGTCATACCTCTGATACAAAATAGCTCATGTTATAACAAGTTCCAGTCTCAATAGTGATAAAACCCACAATAACAAGTATCCGTTAAGATATAACAGCAATTCaattctttttaaagtttctgAACAAATTGCAAATCTAGGCTACCAGTAGAAGAAGTAATTCCAGAACTCAAAAGTGCAGGTCTTCCTGTCCTTTAGTAGTATCATTTCCAATTAAGTCAAGTTGGGAGGCATCACACTAAGAATTTCAACTGTAACACTTAAGTTCTAGATTCATAACCACCCTTTATCCAAACTTACAATATAGCTTTGCCTAACACATTGAGCCACTAGTTTCACAGTTACAAAGCTAGCGCCTAGCGGAACTTGAAAAGCGAAAAAGAGAGACTCTCAATAAGGATAATCCTTGTATAATGGCTGTACTGTCCTAAAGGAATTCCAATACAAATTTTTGAATACCTAGCTCTTTGCTAAGGTTAAATTTAAGGTCATCTTCTAATTCAACAAAGACGGATAACTTGCAacataaaacagaaatgaaaaatgatcTAATCCTACGACAAAGCTAGAATCTTTTAAGTGATCTGTATCTCTATCAGAACTAGGTAAAGTAGTGCAAGCAAAGAATAACAGCAGCACACATCAAAAcatgacaattaaaataatcAGGAATACCAGAAACACCAATAGAATTCGAATGAACTAGCCTCACTCACACAGAACAAGTTGTATCTTACCTGAATAAGTTGCTGTGTAATGTAATAATTGGTCCTTTCCTTTAACTCATTAATCTTTCCCAACATTTCTGCTTGAAGTTTTTCCAAGGTATGCTGATCTCTGCGGTCACCTAAACCAAACCATTTCACACACAACGACACGGCTTAGACACACCAAGCCTAAGACAAATTCATGAGCATATAACAGAAGTAAATCACAAGACTCACACATCCTCCAGAAGCCAACAAGTGAAGAATAGAGAAGAAAGGCAACAGCAGGTAAAAGAAACATTGGCAAGATCCTGAAACTCCTCAGTTTCCAATCCAAATCCTCATCTCTGGTGGTCATGATTGCATAACTCACTGCAATTACCTGTTGTcaccaaaacatcaataacTTTCCTACTAACAATAGGCAACAAAGGCATAGACTTGGAGACTAACCTCAAAGAAGACAGAGAAAGCGATGAGATTTCTAATGAAGTTCCTCCTTGTAATCGATCTACGCTTCATTCTATTCCGAACAGTCGCTTCTTCCTTTGAGATATTTTTAAGTCTCTTCTCGAAATCATCACCTCTAACCCTAAATATCGCATTCCAAAGACGCGAGAACAAACCTTTACgcttcgtcgtcttcttctcgCCGGAAGCAGAGAGTACAACGGCGGAATCATTCTTCTCGCCGCCGCTTTCAACCACAGTTCCTTCGTGCTCCTTCTCTCCCACCGCCATTTCTGATTCCTTTACACTACTACTTTGAAAATCAAACTAGAGTATCTATCGTTGATGATGAAGTTAGAATTCTTCGTAAGGATTCGCCTACTTGCCGCCTGATCTGGGATTCgttggagaaggaggaggagactTCTTCGAATATCGTGAAGGAGAGGCCAAAATATGTGTGATGCTTCGCTCTCTGCCAaagttttcttcctcttcgagAAGCCAAAGAGGAAACGCAGAATTTACTCAAAACTTTTTGGGATTATTTGATTAGGGGTTTATTGGAGActgtatatatgtttgattttttagaatAATTTGAAGGTTTAGTGaataaattatgtaatattaaatttaaattgagtgtgaaaattgaaaaatatagaaagaatattaacttaaaatttagTGTTATTTAATTAACGATTTAAGAGATAcaagtttgaaatttgaatgaattttcaaaataatttttagtaaaaatctATAACTTAGGAACAAAATCTTGAGAGTTGCTTATACTTTAAgacaataatttttcttttttggtcgGATTTGAGAGTACGTAATTTACTTTCTACTGaattcatcatattttttctGTCCTTTAATTTACCCATAACAAggtgaaaacacaaaaaggttaaaaaatgtgaaaaatcaaaaggttATTTTAATTTCCAACTATCAATCAATACGTGTTTAGGTGTATCCATCCACTTCCATTCTAAATCGAAATGATGGTACTATGTTTATGTTCAATACGTGTTTAGTTGTATCCAACAACTTCCTTCCATAACTAATAAATGGTTTTATGTTTCATTCATTATTTCACGCGCATTCTCTTGCCACAATTCCGGacgaaaaaaatcatattcttTTCCAATAAACCTCACACAACAACACGTTTTCATCAGTCAAGATTTTGTATTATGTACCCATGAAAGCTATACATCgtatcaacaaaaaaagttctcTACACGCTTTGATTTGCTTCTACTTACaaatctttgtcttctttttggCTTATCACCATTTTTCTCTGTACACTTATGTTATATGAACAAGAAGTACTTCTCTATCTACTCTcctaatcttcttctcttctctgtgtTCTATAAGAATCCTAAAGGCCCATCCAGCATGAACTTCCGTTAGTGTTGTGAATTGGTGAGAGTGTAGGCAAAGACACAGCCATTCGTACTAAACCTGCCCACGAAAATGTATACAACACACATAAGTATGAGTCGATGTTGTTAAGGACTCATTCTTTCTTTGGACTAATCTACCTTTGTGGAATCGCTACATCTCCAGAAATGTGCTTCTATGGGAGACTTAGGGTGAACTTCAACAGGATTCATTAATGGGAAAAAGAGTGGAAACAGACATTGAAAGATTCTTTTAGCTAACTGTTTTTTATTAACACGTTCGTGTTTTCATACAGAAAGAATTAACTAACTTTCATATGtataattcaacaaaaataagtatgataccaaaataataatcattatGGTGCTCTGTTCAATAGAAGGAAAATATTGACCACTATGGTGACTAGTTATGAACTTGATTGGTGACTAGGAAAAGATGATAAGAACTAGACAATTTACCATATCTTAAGTTTTGTGAGATTTAAGTTAGAGGAACAAGCAACTTGTAAGATATTTTGGAAGCTAGCTTATTACTAATATAAGATTGTGACAATAACTAAAGTAAGCTATCAAAGTTCATCACCttgataataatattcatATCTTATAATCTTAAAGTAGGGGTTTGTGCAAAAAAAGCTTTCAACTTATCAATTTTTGCAATTTAATCATCtacattaaaaaaatgcaAACTAATAATATGAAGTTAATAATAATACGCAATGTAACATTTTTCCGCTACCGTTAAGTTTGtaattgtttgaaaaataatatgtcAAACGAAGCCCTCGCGACGAAGAGTTCAACTCCACctttagagtttttaaaatataatgtaTGTGAACGTGCAGACGTTTacaatcttattatataaagtatggttttcaaagttgctAACTCAAAGGATTGTGCCACgtgtcaagtcaaacgatcagatgtttacatgtgtcattcaaaatttatttttttattctctaaaaaatagaaaatcttaaaaagtaaacaaatttacatatactaatttatatgtctatatatttataaacaattaacatttattcaacaaaaggaaaaataacaaatttgtctttaactcatgtaatcataagtgaaaatagaacattttgagaaaaatagctTAGTTTAtaggatttaacttttcaattattttcatttattaattttaactcatttaatattaatttgcatgatgtaaaattaacttacgagattacggcatatatagaaaatatattttcaacaatgtttggtttctaaatatttttgtggatttcttttttttattaattattagccCTAGGCGTTTGGGTATCCGGATCGGGTAttttgggttcgggttttcgggtttagaaGTTTAGGACCCGTTCgggtaatttaagatttcgggtcgggttcggtttgggttcgggttcgagtttatttatatattgaaatatcaaattttgtgtgcaaatctattaaattacttaaaatttcaaaaatttccaaaacaacacgagtagttttgcttgaatatatctaaaaatacacaaaaataactaaaatatccaaaaaatcctaatattttctatatataagtataaatataactaatatatacttatatttgaaatatgtttGGATACCtattcgggttcgggttcgagtttttcagattttgaagtttagaccCGTTcgaatatttgaaaatttcggGTACACCCGCCTAAATAGACGGGCCTTATCTAGTATACATATAATGTTTATTCCGTATTTTCGGAAGTACGAGCTAAAGTTGCAAAAATTGATGAAGtggaggttttttttttttttttttttttttcttttgcagaaaACCCTTTAAGGTAGTAAAGAAatagtttctaaattttcataattttaaagctctaaggataaaaaaaatacatataaaaaataattaaaaaaaatttaagctctttggtttataaatgtagaattattacaaaatgtatttacattttataaGTAATACAATCAgctatatttaatataatataatatacataaattttcttgattaatgGTAAAGTACTCATTTCTTACCTATTAATGATTACAATATAATATGAtcactttcaaattttttaccAAATATCAAAACCCAACCAAAGAAATGTAACCAAATAACTTTTACTTTCTCTTACACAGTTCGATGATTCACACATCCTACTGTTCTTCGATGCCATCATGACTCTAATggtttacaacaacaacattatcCTCTCTAAGAAAAACAACCACACTTCATTTTCTAAATCTCTCGGATTCCAAAACTTCAGAC
It encodes the following:
- a CDS encoding Calmodulin-binding protein (Calmodulin-binding protein; CONTAINS InterPro DOMAIN/s: Calmodulin binding protein-like (InterPro:IPR012416); BEST Arabidopsis thaliana protein match is: Calmodulin-binding protein (TAIR:AT4G31000.1); Has 35333 Blast hits to 34131 proteins in 2444 species: Archae - 798; Bacteria - 22429; Metazoa - 974; Fungi - 991; Plants - 531; Viruses - 0; Other Eukaryotes - 9610 (source: NCBI BLink).) encodes the protein MVWTNTQVSEEVERALSRLGNAKLTSRSPEPKRIQDRNGRNLQLHFRTRMPPHLFTGGKVEGERGSAIHVVLIDANTGNVVQTGEESASKLNVVVLEGDFNDEDDEDWTREHFESFEVKEREGKRPILTGDTQIVLKEGVGTLGELTFTDNSSWIRSRKFRLGVKPASGYGDSFCIREAKTEPFAVKDHRGELYKKHYPPAVHDEVWRLDRIAKDGVLHKKLLKANIVTVEDFLRLLVKDPQKLRNLLGSGMSNRMWENTVEHAKTCVLGGKLYVFYTDQTHATGVVFNHIYEFRGLITNGQFLSLESLNHDQKISADILVKLAYENWHKAIEYDGKLLNCLPVAEKEIKSLLEPKMVSAQTAPNHQQLHNQNNRQTVQGHQNAITYSPVPQPIDYPQFAQQHCNQLLPSFPCNVQDYNRSMESSNDSSSYNGEDWCPPRAAGQGLEDIFSEEIRLRSSEMLETDDMQRLLKTFGIGVNTVGTQGGFGQTDESCYGYSIPYQAQIDNTYRRERNRGSGKAVVGWLKLKAALRWGIFIRKKAAERRPQIVEID
- a CDS encoding Calmodulin-binding protein (Calmodulin-binding protein; CONTAINS InterPro DOMAIN/s: Calmodulin binding protein-like (InterPro:IPR012416); BEST Arabidopsis thaliana protein match is: Calmodulin-binding protein (TAIR:AT4G31000.1); Has 35333 Blast hits to 34131 proteins in 2444 species: Archae - 798; Bacteria - 22429; Metazoa - 974; Fungi - 991; Plants - 531; Viruses - 0; Other Eukaryotes - 9610 (source: NCBI BLink).), with the protein product MNKRGYECSQEDTDKLPESKRQKVPALASVIVEAVKVDSLQRLCSSLEPLFRRIVSEEVERALSRLGNAKLTSRSPEPKRIQDRNGRNLQLHFRTRMPPHLFTGGKVEGERGSAIHVVLIDANTGNVVQTGEESASKLNVVVLEGDFNDEDDEDWTREHFESFEVKEREGKRPILTGDTQIVLKEGVGTLGELTFTDNSSWIRSRKFRLGVKPASGYGDSFCIREAKTEPFAVKDHRGELYKKHYPPAVHDEVWRLDRIAKDGVLHKKLLKANIVTVEDFLRLLVKDPQKLRNLLGSGMSNRMWENTVEHAKTCVLGGKLYVFYTDQTHATGVVFNHIYEFRGLITNGQFLSLESLNHDQKISADILVKLAYENWHKAIEYDGKLLNCLPVAEKEIKSLLEPKMVSAQTAPNHQQLHNQNNRQTVQGHQNAITYSPVPQPIDYPQFAQQHCNQLLPSFPCNVQDYNRSMESSNDSSSYNGEDWCPPRAAGQGLEDIFSEEIRLRSSEMLETDDMQRLLKTFGIGVNTVGTQGGFGQTDESCYGYSIPYQAQIDNTYRRERNRGSGKAVVGWLKLKAALRWGIFIRKKAAERRPQIVEID